The Candidatus Defluviibacterium haderslevense DNA window TTGGATACTTTTTCTCCTCTTTATGGCAGCTATGTTAGCCCTTGACTTAGGACTATTCAATAAAAAATCACAAGATGTTTCTTTTAAAAAATCATTACTCTGGACAACAGTTTGGATTGGATTAGCCATGATTTTCAACCTGATCGTCTACCAATGGAAAGGACCCGATAAGGCTGTTGAATTTCTCACAGGCTATCTCATTGAGCTTTCCTTAAGTGTAGATAACTTATTTGTGTTTATTCTTATATTTGGCTATTTCCATGTCCCTACAAAATATCAACACAAAATTTTGTTTTGGGGTATAATAGGTGCGTTAATATTTCGTGCTATCTTCATTTTTGCAGGTGTGGCTCTACTCAATCAATTTCATTGGATGATTTATTTATTCGGAGGTATATTGGTCATTTCTGGAATAAAAATGTTATTTCAATCCGATAAAAAATTAGAACCAGAAAAAAATCCCATACTCAATCTCTTCAAACGCTTTTTTCCTGTGGCTCATCACAATGAAGGTAGTAAATTCTTTATAAAACAAGCAGGAAAATGGTTTGCTACGCCCCTATTTTTGGTTCTTATTTTAGTCGAAACCACGGATGTGATTTTTGCAGTAGATTCTGTTCCTGCCATTCTCGCAATTACAACAGATACTTTTATAGTCTTCACATCAAATGCCTTTGCAATTCTAGGATTGAGATCCTTGTTTTTTTCATTAGCAGGAATCATCAAATTGTTTCGATTCCTCCATTACGGCTTGGCCGGCATTCTCATCTTCATAGGACTTAAAATGGTGTTAGCTGATGTTTATAAAATTCCTATTATGTATGCGCTTATTTCAGTGCTTAGTATATTAGTAATAAGTGTTCTTGCGTCATTGCTCATACCAGCCAACAATAATAAAACATCAACACCAAACGCCTAACTATGCTTGAATATTTAAGTTTATTAACAGACACTGAAAAGCTAATCCATTATGGTGGACTTAGTATACTATTAATTATTATAACCATTGAAACTGGTTTCTTTTTCGGGTTTTTCCTTCCCGGAGATCCACTGTTATTTACTGCAGGACTGCTGTGCGGAACTAAAGATTTGGATGTAAATCTGTTTATACTGCTTATATCTGCAACCCTAGCAGCTTTTATTGGTAATGTTATTGGTTATAGTACAGGAAAATATGTAGGAAAAAAATTATTCACGAAGAACAACTCCATCTTCTTCAAACAACAACATTTAGAAACTACTAGAAATTTCTATAATAAATATGGCGGATTATCATTAGTTACCGGCAGATTTCTTCCAATAGTCAGAACATTTGCCCCAATATTTGCGGGAATCATAGAGATTCCCTTTTGGAAATTCAATGGCTACAATATTCTGGGTGCAGTGCTTTGGGTATGGACGTTAATTCCTTTGGGCTATTTCCTTGGCAATCAATTTCCACAACTTATTGAATATATAGAATATATTATAATCGCAATTGTAATATTAACAAGCATTATATTAATTAAAGCATATCATCAATTAAAACCAAAAACATCATGAGCAACAAACTCGAAACCACATTAGAAAAAATAATTTTTGCAAGTAGATGGCTTCAAGCACCCCTTTATGCTGGACTCATCATTGGTGGTATCTTATACACTTACAAGTTTCTTGTTGAATTAATTCATCTGATAGTTCATATTGAAGAAATCACAGAAACCGCATTAATGCTAGGCATCTTAACATTAGTTGACATAACCATGGTGGCCAATTTATTAATTATGGTGATCATCGGGGGATATGCTACTTTTGTAAGCAGGCTGGATTTAGAAAAAGAAGTTGATAAACCAGAGTGGTTAAATAAAGTTGATGCAGGTACATTAAAAGTTAAACTATCAGGTTCTTTAGTCGGTGTTTCTGGGATTCATTTACTACAAATCTTTATTAACATTGAAAATAAAAACTTGGAACAAGTTACCTTACAAATTATCATACATGTTGTATTCCTAATTTCATCAATAGCACTAGCATATACTGAAAAAATAATGCACCAAAAGCATCACTAGTTAAAACCCGATCTATCCTTCCAATTAAACATTAAAACTAGTTACATGTTGTAATCAACATATTTAATATCAACATTATCAAAATCAATATGAATCAAACACAATTAACTCGACTTCGATTACTTGGGTTCTCGGAGGGTCTTAGTTACATTGCACTGCTTGGCATAGGAATGCCATTAAAATATATATACAGCCTACCCATGCCTAACTTAATTATTGGTACTATTCATGGAATATTATTCATTGCGTACTGCATTTGGGTTTTAATAGTCAAATCGGAACGCCAGTGGCATCTCTCTATAACCTTTTGGGCGCTATTCGCTTCGTTAATACCTTTTGGAACCTTTATTGCAGATTATAAAATTTTTAGAAAAAATTAAATTAAGTTATACCCGCAATACCTTATATGTCATAAAATTCCCTTCATTAATTTCAATCATTCATATTTGTTACAAAAGCTTTAATCACTCAAACTGCAATTCGTAACGAGTCTAAGGATAGATAAGCCACTTGTGCTTAATCTCACTACTGACAGAAAATCGACCGAAATATTGAAAAATATTCTCTAGTTCACTGTATTTGATCGCTAACTTAATTATAATTCTATATTTAGAATATGACTATATTTACATGCCAAAATAGATAAAAATTCGAATTTCGAATCATTGTTTTACATAACAATGATGCTTCAATAAATTAAGGCATATTCAAATAACTAGATACCAAAAGAACTCAGATCCGTGATAATTCAAATGTAAGTTGGGTTTGCTGATGGAAATCCAATATTAAATAGGAAATTTATATATCTTAATTAGTTCAATTTTTGAGTATTTTTATCCTTTCAATTGGACATTGAAGTAAATGAATATCAAAACTATTATCTTTTGTTATTTTATCAGTTATTCATGTTTTGCCTTGGTGATTGTGAACGTGGCAAATGCTAACCATATTACTCCTTCATTGAATCCTTGTACGTTTTTATGTAACACTGACTTTGAAGATGACAAATTTGTAAATGCAGGACAATTTGGTTTTTTTCATCAAGATTTAGTCTCATGCTGGAACACAACAGCTTCTGATCAACAAATTGAAATTTGGGGAAGCGGATTTGGTGGTGTGCCTGCCTTTTCCGGAAATCAATTCGCAGAATTAAATGCCAATATGGTGTCTACGCTTTTTCAAAATTTTTCAGCATCATTGGGAAGCAGCGTTGAAATTAAATTCGCGCATCGCGGCAGAGCCGGGATTGATGTTATGAGTGTTGAAATAGGTCCTATTGGAGGGCCTTATCAAAATCTAGGTAACTTTACTGCAGATAACAATGCTTGGGTTTATAATACCGTAAATTATACTTTTCCAAAAACAGGAAGTACCGACTATACGCTCCGATTTAAATCAGTAAGCGCGGCCGGAGGTGCCACAGTAGGTAACTTTCTTGATGCTATTTCCATTAATTTACAAAAACCGGATATCAGTCTTGTTATAAATCAACCCGATTGTCCTAATGCTTTAAATGGGAGCATTTATCTTCAAGTAAGAGGAGGCATGGGACCTTATAAATTCAATTGGCTACCTCCTATTCAAAGTTTTGATTCCATAGTAACTGGACTTTCAGAAGGAACTTACAATGTAGAAATATCTGATTTTTACGGCTGTAGTGAAGTCTTTTCAATTTCTTTGATACCCAAACAATATCAAGACACCACATACATTTCAAAAACGATTTGCAATGCCTATACCTGGTCAGCAAATGGACAAACCTACACTAAAAATGGATTATACTTTTCCCATTTACAAAATGTATATGGATGTGACTCGTTCATTCAACTCAATCTCAATATTTTATCGAGCACCACACAAATACAACAAATCCAATCTTGTGAAATGTATATATGGCCGGTTACCGGAAAAAGTTATATTTATAGTGGTCTATATTCTGATACATTAATTAATTCCGTTGGTTGTGACTCTATACTTAATTTGGATTTAAAGATAACACCTTCTTTCTTTCATGTTGAAAAAATACAAATGTGTGAATCATATACCTGGCCGGTTAATGGCAGGACATACACACAAAGCGGAATATATAATGACACTTTTTCTAATATCTTTGGTTGTGATTCCATATACTCACTTGACCTAAATATTTCAACTGTACAAAATACAGAATCAATCATCCAAACTTGTGATTCATATTTTTGGCCTGTAAATGGTATAACATACACACAAAATGGCATTTATTCAGATACACTTGTCAATGTATTGGGTTGTGATTCCATTCTGACTATCAGGTTGACTATCATTCCTACACATTTTCAACATACAAACATAGTACAATGCAATTCATATTTATGGCCTGTTAATAAACAAACATATATTGAAAGTGGTTTTTATTCTGATACCCTTTCCAATAGCTTAGGTTGTGATTCAATACTATCATTGCAATTAACCTTAAATAAGACTTACCAATTTTCTTCAGACATTACAACTTGTGATCGATACACTTGGCCCATTGATGGTCAGACCTATACGCAAAGCGGTATCTACTCGAAACATTTAAAAAGTATATCCGGTTGTGATTCTGTTTTTATATTAAACTTAAGCATTCACAAAGGATCATTTCATTCACAAACCATGACTGCTTGTGATCGTTATGAATGGATCAATGGTATAACTTACACAAAGAGTGGCACTTACTATATTCAGAACACAACTACAGAAGGATGTGATTCTATACTGACCTTATATCTATACATTCATCCTAGCTATTTGAATATTGACACTACTCAAAATTGTGATTCTTATATTTGGCCGGTTAATGGAATAACATATACTCATAGCGGTCTTTTCACAAGATATTTACAAACACAATTCGGATGTGATTCTATTGATCAATTATATCTAAAGATTGATCAATCGTTCGTGTTATATGATACCATCGAGGCTATAGAAAATTATATTTGGCCGGTTAATAAGGAAACTTATTATGAATCTGGAATACATGAGGAATTCTTCACAACCATTGAAGGTTGTGATTCCATAAGAATTTTACTTTTAAATATCAAACGAAGTGGAAATGTATTTATCCCTAATGTTTTTTCACCAAACGGAGATGGAATTAATGACCTTGAAATCATCTTTTCTAGTCCAGAAATAAAAATTATAGATCAATTTAGCATTTATGATCGCTGGGGCGAAAAACTTTTTCAGAAATCCCATTTTCCACCTAATGATCCAACTTTTGGATGGAATGGATATTCTCGAAATCTACCATTAAATCCAGATGTTTTTGTTTATATCGTAGAATGGACAGATCTTTTGAAAAACAAGCATGTTGAACGTGGAAATGTAACCTTAGTAAAATAGATTTTTTTGAATACAACTGCTTAGAATTGCATTTGAAAATGTATGTCCTCAACAAATTCCAATAAGCAACGATATTGAGTACTTAAAAAGAACCACCCACCGGAATTCCATTTAGTGTGGATCTTTGAGATCTTATAAAGTCATCATGAAGTCATGAATATTTTTGTTAAATTCAACAGGTTGTTCAAGATTAGATACATGCCCAGCGCTTTCAATAATCTTAAGTATTGATCCTTTAATATGTTCATTCATAAATTCAGATTGAGTTAACGGAGTTACAGCATCTTCACGACCGCAAATTATTAAGGTCGGAACAATGATCTTATGTAGCTCGGAACATGTCTCAGAACGCTCAGCAAGAGCCGTAAGTCCCATCGTTATAATGTGTTGTGAATTGGATTTAACTACAGTACTTAAGCTATCAACCAATTCTTTTTTATTGCTTAAAGAATCAGTATGAAAAACACTCTTAATAAATGCGTCATTGAATTTAGTCGCTCCCTGAACTAATATTTCATCAATAAGCTTATATCTTTTTTCTTTTACATCTACAGTATCTGCAATACACTGCGTGTCACATAATATTAAAGCTTCAAAGCGATCAGGAAACTTTTTCATGGCATTCAAGGCAATATATCCCCCCATAGACAAACCACAAAGTATCGCTTTATCAATACTTAAATGATTCATAAACTCCATTAAATCTTCGGTAAACAAATCTATACTTAAATGTGAATTTTCATCTTTAGATTTACCAAACCCTCTAATGTCACAGGCAATTACTCGATTTGAAGGTTTAAAAAATTCGAGCTGTGCTTGCCACATTGATTTATCAAATGGATAACCATGCAAAAAAATAATTGGTATGTGACCCTCCCCTAAATCATCATAAAATAAATTAAAATCATTCACCGTAGTGTTTAAATTGAAACCTCTTCTTTCTATTAACATGATTTATTAAATTTAGAATTTTTCTTTTAAAATGTGTTTCCTTGTCACACCCAAATGAATTAATTGATGTTCTACATCTTCAATCATTTTAGGGGGACCACATATATAAAAATATTGATTGAAATGATTCACACGCTCTTTCAGAAATTCTTCCGTAATTCTTCCAAAGGAGTAGCCATCAACATGTTCATCAGACAAAATATTTATAAAAGCATCACCAAGCAAAACTTTAAATTGATCCTCAAGAATAATATCATCTTTGGTTTTGTTAGCAAATACTAGCCTATTATTTCCGATCTCATTTATATCTTTAAGGTTTCTAAAAATGGAAATAAAAGGAGTAACACCTGCCCCTCCAGCTATAAATACACCTTCGCCTTTATAAGTAATTGCCCCAAAAACATTATGCAAAACCAACTCATCATCACTTCGTAAATTCAATAACTCTTGAGTAACGCCTTTATGTTTGGGATAAATCTTAATTGTAAACTCTAAAGTATGTTTATTTGGCAAGTTCGTAAATGTAAAGGGTCTTACTTCATTTAACCAACCACTTTTATTAATTGAAATATTGGCAGCCTGCCCCGGAACAAAATCAAATCCTACTGGTTTGTCGGTGGTCATTCGCAACACATCGTGTGTAACATTATTTATTGAAACTATTTTTAGAATATGTTTTCCCATATATTAATGACAATTTTTAAAACTATTTAGATGGAAACCTTTTACTATTTTATCATTATCCTGCAAACATACCTTTT harbors:
- a CDS encoding TerC family protein, producing the protein MTTEPIFWILFLLFMAAMLALDLGLFNKKSQDVSFKKSLLWTTVWIGLAMIFNLIVYQWKGPDKAVEFLTGYLIELSLSVDNLFVFILIFGYFHVPTKYQHKILFWGIIGALIFRAIFIFAGVALLNQFHWMIYLFGGILVISGIKMLFQSDKKLEPEKNPILNLFKRFFPVAHHNEGSKFFIKQAGKWFATPLFLVLILVETTDVIFAVDSVPAILAITTDTFIVFTSNAFAILGLRSLFFSLAGIIKLFRFLHYGLAGILIFIGLKMVLADVYKIPIMYALISVLSILVISVLASLLIPANNNKTSTPNA
- a CDS encoding VTT domain-containing protein; its protein translation is MLEYLSLLTDTEKLIHYGGLSILLIIITIETGFFFGFFLPGDPLLFTAGLLCGTKDLDVNLFILLISATLAAFIGNVIGYSTGKYVGKKLFTKNNSIFFKQQHLETTRNFYNKYGGLSLVTGRFLPIVRTFAPIFAGIIEIPFWKFNGYNILGAVLWVWTLIPLGYFLGNQFPQLIEYIEYIIIAIVILTSIILIKAYHQLKPKTS
- a CDS encoding TIGR00645 family protein produces the protein MSNKLETTLEKIIFASRWLQAPLYAGLIIGGILYTYKFLVELIHLIVHIEEITETALMLGILTLVDITMVANLLIMVIIGGYATFVSRLDLEKEVDKPEWLNKVDAGTLKVKLSGSLVGVSGIHLLQIFINIENKNLEQVTLQIIIHVVFLISSIALAYTEKIMHQKHH
- a CDS encoding DUF3817 domain-containing protein — its product is MNQTQLTRLRLLGFSEGLSYIALLGIGMPLKYIYSLPMPNLIIGTIHGILFIAYCIWVLIVKSERQWHLSITFWALFASLIPFGTFIADYKIFRKN
- a CDS encoding gliding motility-associated C-terminal domain-containing protein codes for the protein MNIKTIIFCYFISYSCFALVIVNVANANHITPSLNPCTFLCNTDFEDDKFVNAGQFGFFHQDLVSCWNTTASDQQIEIWGSGFGGVPAFSGNQFAELNANMVSTLFQNFSASLGSSVEIKFAHRGRAGIDVMSVEIGPIGGPYQNLGNFTADNNAWVYNTVNYTFPKTGSTDYTLRFKSVSAAGGATVGNFLDAISINLQKPDISLVINQPDCPNALNGSIYLQVRGGMGPYKFNWLPPIQSFDSIVTGLSEGTYNVEISDFYGCSEVFSISLIPKQYQDTTYISKTICNAYTWSANGQTYTKNGLYFSHLQNVYGCDSFIQLNLNILSSTTQIQQIQSCEMYIWPVTGKSYIYSGLYSDTLINSVGCDSILNLDLKITPSFFHVEKIQMCESYTWPVNGRTYTQSGIYNDTFSNIFGCDSIYSLDLNISTVQNTESIIQTCDSYFWPVNGITYTQNGIYSDTLVNVLGCDSILTIRLTIIPTHFQHTNIVQCNSYLWPVNKQTYIESGFYSDTLSNSLGCDSILSLQLTLNKTYQFSSDITTCDRYTWPIDGQTYTQSGIYSKHLKSISGCDSVFILNLSIHKGSFHSQTMTACDRYEWINGITYTKSGTYYIQNTTTEGCDSILTLYLYIHPSYLNIDTTQNCDSYIWPVNGITYTHSGLFTRYLQTQFGCDSIDQLYLKIDQSFVLYDTIEAIENYIWPVNKETYYESGIHEEFFTTIEGCDSIRILLLNIKRSGNVFIPNVFSPNGDGINDLEIIFSSPEIKIIDQFSIYDRWGEKLFQKSHFPPNDPTFGWNGYSRNLPLNPDVFVYIVEWTDLLKNKHVERGNVTLVK
- a CDS encoding alpha/beta hydrolase, with protein sequence MERRGFNLNTTVNDFNLFYDDLGEGHIPIIFLHGYPFDKSMWQAQLEFFKPSNRVIACDIRGFGKSKDENSHLSIDLFTEDLMEFMNHLSIDKAILCGLSMGGYIALNAMKKFPDRFEALILCDTQCIADTVDVKEKRYKLIDEILVQGATKFNDAFIKSVFHTDSLSNKKELVDSLSTVVKSNSQHIITMGLTALAERSETCSELHKIIVPTLIICGREDAVTPLTQSEFMNEHIKGSILKIIESAGHVSNLEQPVEFNKNIHDFMMTL
- a CDS encoding flavodoxin reductase, which produces MGKHILKIVSINNVTHDVLRMTTDKPVGFDFVPGQAANISINKSGWLNEVRPFTFTNLPNKHTLEFTIKIYPKHKGVTQELLNLRSDDELVLHNVFGAITYKGEGVFIAGGAGVTPFISIFRNLKDINEIGNNRLVFANKTKDDIILEDQFKVLLGDAFINILSDEHVDGYSFGRITEEFLKERVNHFNQYFYICGPPKMIEDVEHQLIHLGVTRKHILKEKF